CAAGCTCGAGTTTGCCACAGGAGAAGTAGTCCAGGAAGAAAAGAGGCTCTGCCCCTTGCGCCAGGACATCATTGACACACATTGCAACCAGATCCTGACCAATGGTATCATGTTTATTGCACAGCTGGGCAATCTAcaggaaaaacaacagaaatatccACGTAAGTGAATAAGTTCCAAATTGTCTGTCTCGTGTcaatctctcagtggaggctaaCAAATACCActgccttttggctagcagctttAAAACCTAAAGGcagttgccccaggacaggaacgattcccgaagccaactcttcagacatggattggactcgacaatgggttggagagggatgctggtgaggagtgagcttcttggatcaggcttgagactatgttggcatctcctgcctggaggggagatgagagggtggagggggttagaagctggtgaaaaaaaaaaaaaacatgaaaaaagagactggagggagagagtgggctgtctcattaggcggagagtaattgaGTGTGTGtaacaaggtgtgtatgggtttttgggtgagagactgacttgatttgtaaactttcactttttaaagcacaataaaaattattaaaaaaaaaaaacctaaaggcAAAAGaacactaaaaacaaaaccagttgctgccaaggtgagtccgactcatggtgacccctggagttgcagagtaaaactgtggtccataggattttcatggttatgaccttttagaagcagatcaccaggcctttcttccaaggtacctctgggtgggtttgaattgccaatctttcggttaatagctgagtgcttaaatgtttgtgccacccaaaaaaaccaaaactaagctcactgctgttgagtggtacctgactcatagagaccctattggagtgcctggtagattccaactgccaaccttttggttagcagctgaactcttaaccactacaccaccagggtttagaacACTAAATCCTGATCATCTACTTGGCTCCAAAAATATCCCTTTTGTTCCCTAAAATACCCTTCCATGCAGATAAAGCCTCAGTAACACTGTGTTGTCAGAGACACACAGACATTTTAGCCGTATTACATGTGTCTGTGGCACGGTTCTTTTTAGCTTGCATCTgtcaaaagggaaaaatatacATTTGATACACGGGAAGTTCCCTGTTATCTTTCACAAAAGCCTTTATTCACAAAGGTGTCTGATTACCTTTAGTTTAGTTCCAACGCCATCTGTTCCAGAGGCCAGGAGAGGATCTTTGAAACCGGCTGCTTTCAAATCAAAAAGACCAGCAAAACCTCCAAGATCAACTTCACAGCCTGTTGGAGAGGAAATTAATTACTTGCTACATTTTCACAGATTAATTAAACACAAATAGTACTTCCACATAAGAACGGCTaaaacggtaaaaaaaaaaaggaatggctaaaataaaagatGCCTTTCCTGAGTATGGCTAAGAAAGCACCATGGGTTCAAAGAATTGATCAAGAAAGTAATTAGACATGAAAGTGGCATAAATACCCTTTTGAATTTAACACGATAGATAAGAAATGCTCCCCTGAATATTAGAGACAAGAGCGAAGGAAGACGACGGGTAGACAAGAGTGAAGGGAGACGACGGGCTTGGCTTTAGTAGACTAAGACCTCACGGTAACCGGGCTTTAATTTGGAACGTTTCCTTCCATTAAATGTAAAGTCCAAGTCAATTCACGATGTCTGTCAAATTTCATGAATTAATAAAGTTAAGGTCTGACTTACCCGGTCTGGAGGTGGCTCTGGCTAAAGGCTTAATTTTCTTGACCAGCATATCTCCAGCTGCAATATCTACTCCAGAGTCCTTATAAGTCAGACCCCTGAAgaattaaagaaacaaaacacaagaaaacaCTATCACCTAAATGTCAGGGGAAATTATTATAATCTTAAAATACGACTTAAAGCAGAAGATATCCCAAGTGTTTCCAAATCCCTTAAGGTgcttgaaaactaaaaaaaaaaaaaggaaaaaaaatcaatgcccGGGCCCCATCCTTAGAGATTTCACTTTAACTGGTTTAAGGCAGGTCTGggaccctggtagtgtagtggttaagagctatggctactaaccaaaaggttcgtagttcaaatctaccagccactccttggaacccctacagagcagttctactctgtctatagggtcgctatgagttggaatcatctcaacagcaatgggttggttttttagGGCAAGTCCTGGGATCtgaaatgtgttttaaaaatctCCCTAGTTGATTCTATGGCATCACCTCCACTGAAAACCATGGTTCTAACTTAAACTATTGCTTCCAAAACCACTTCTCACAGGCAGCTACATAAGCTGTTATTTTGCCACCATCTTTCTCTGCTCAATTTTGACACCAGAAGGAGTGCCAAAATCAAGGCAAAAAAGTGAAAATTAGGGTTATGAGAACTCTACAAAGAAATCTCTGAACACGCAAGCTGAGTTCTTACTGCAGTAAGAATTTATGCGTTTTCTTACAGCTGATGACTGTAAGAAACAAGATTAAAAACTATGACCAGCTAACGACATCCAGTGCTTGGTTCCATCTGCCACAGCTCAGGGTCATCTCGTATGAGTGGTCCATTCAGAGATCACGTTCATGAACAGCACTGTGAATTCAGTAGTCTTACTGGGATGCagtgataaatgaagaaatacgTTTATTAGAAAGAAGCTACTCAACTAGAGTTGACAACGTAGCCAGTTAACTCCAATCAAATGAGCAGCCGGCCTCGGGTCGCCTTTAGGTAGGAAACAAAGTCCTACTGGTTTGGAAAACTTTCTTCCTTGGTAATAACCAGCAGTTATgccctttcattttcttcatctttaagcTTAAAATAAAGACTGGAATTAAGACTGCAGTCTCTTGAAATAGGTCATTTTAGTGAAATATAGTTATTTCAAAGTGAAAAATGAATTTTAGCATGATATTTTAATGTTCTTGACTCTGAAAATATTCCAATgtttaaactttaaaaatctGCCTCTCAGTAACAGTATTTATAGCTTGAGTTAAAATCTCATTTCTTCCTAATATATTTTTGACCCATAAAACCCAaagactcattgccattgagttgattctgactcacagcgatcatATAGGACACAGAACTGCTCTACAGAGTATCCATGGAGTAGCTAGggacttgaactgccgaacttctggttagcagctgagctcgtaaccactatgccatcagggctccttatgaccCACAGATGTACTTAATGAACAATATTAAACGGGATATATACTTAAACAATCAAAATGTCCACATCTGCAGTTAACAGTTTATTTTTACAAGAAAACGATTGTATATACCAATAAATGAATCAATAAAGGGTCAAAAAATGCATTTCAGTAATAGATATAAACATACAGGTAGTGACCAAATGGAACTGCCAAAATTCACACTATAATCAAATCAAGTACAAAAGTTAGATGACCGAAACTCTCATCTTGAATTCTCTGGACAAAAACAGGAActacaatttaaataaaaaaatacatcaatGATATTCACATACTTGAcaactgaagagaaaaaaaaaaaaaatccttaatatCACCATGATTCAGCCAAACTTCAGACATAAAGGGTTACCATGAAACTTTTCCATTTCATTTGAACACCGTAACCAGTTTTGTTTCAAAATACAGTCTAAAGATTAGGTCAGTCCACAGAGAGCAGAGAATACAGAGTAAGGTGGTACAGGGTCAATGGAGTTTTCCACCTGGCCCTCTAGGGCAGCTCTAAAACGGTGCTATAGTCACTTCCAGAGAAGAATTTTACCCGGGCTGCTGGAGGAAGGCTAGGGCACGATAGCCAATGTCCTTCCTATAAACGGCTCCCTCAAACTTTATAGTAGCCAATCCCTTCTTGGCCTCTTCAAGTGCTGATGGGAGATTTTCCCGGATGGCGGTTACTGTGAGGACTCTACCCCCGTTAGTCACCACTTTGCCGTCCTTCAGGGCAGTGCCTGCTTGGAACACCTCCAGTCCTAACGCTTGAGCCTCAGGAAACCCTATAAGAGAGCACATTTTACCTGTTACCCGAAATCACAGTATTTCACACTCGTAAAGTGATTTTCAATTCTCAGAAGTTCCTTTTTTAATTCTTCATCACATTTAAACCCATCTTCACAAGAATCCTCTCAGGCAGGAATAAAggtaaaatcaaaaccaaacccactgctgttgagtggaattctggctcataacgactcacaggacagagcagaactgtcccacagggtttccaaggctgtaaatctttttggaagctgaCTGCACGTGCAGCTAGTGGGACTGAACCTTTCAGTAtggcagccgaacgcttaaccactacagcgCTGGGACTCCTGGAATTAACGTAATACAACAGTAATTAAAAttggtttctttttctctctgttctgcTTTAGGGTGATAACTACATTCCTAAAAACTTGGGCTATCATAAATTTCATGATTATACTCTTAGTTTTTCTGTTCATAAATCCCTAAAAACCACTGTTGCtgtgaagaagaaaatgaaattaaggcCTCTGACGTTTGAGATTTGAAAATACAAGGTTATtagaacttaaaaaacaaaaaactatatatacatataaaacacaaACATCACTGAACAAATCCTGCATTCAACATCTATTTTTCACTGAagagtaaaaattttttttaatcatagctgTTCAGGTAaagttgctttctttttttataactaATAGAATCAATGCAGCATAAAACATATTCTTAAGTAATCCTTCCCTTAACATGTCAACTATGACATTTTAAGACAAATTTGATTTAGGTTCTGGGCTCAGCATAAAATCCCtggcttcattttcttttgaactATTTTTAAGCTTTTGGGTAAAATTTTACACTTAAAACATTATTAGACTGTAATTTCTGTGTTTTAAAATGACCAAAGTAGATTGCTTATACAAAGATAACctcttaattaaaaaacaaacaaaatcaagcaaacaaaaaacttccTTATACCCTTAGTTTTTCTATTCCCTTTCTGGCATGTTGGTTGCATGACAAGATGACTTCTttaattttttgataattttttaaaatattcacagGTATCCAATACAAAAGTCTGCTAAGGTGGAAATGACTGTTGTAGATTTGTCTGAATCTTAGACAAATTTCACCAATATAAGGGATGTTGGTTCTATCCTTTCTTCCTTTGTCCATTTCAAAAAGCAATTAATTCCCCACTGTCCCAGTTTCTACATGTGGGCTTCCCAGGAAGACTTGATGTCTTGGAAAGACAGTAAACGGGGTGTTGGCTGGGTATTGGGGGAGGCCAAACTACAGCTTGTCAGGGGTCATAAAGCTCTGCCTTTGGAACGGGAATTTAATTGGCATTTTAAAACACTATTTGATTTAACATCATCTAACTAGACCCCTTACCTCCTGTAAACAAAAGgctatacttctgaaaagaagacctggtggcgcaatggttgagcgctcagctgccaaccaaaagatcagcagctcaaactcaccagtggctctgtgggagaaaagacccagcgatctgctcctgcaaaattatagcctaggaaaccctatggggtagttttactctgtcttgtagggttactatgagtcggaagtgactcaatggcacctgaccaCAATTACATTGAAATTGTTTGAGTTCTGCCACTCAAGTGACTATTGGACACAAACGACATGAGGCTGTATGTATCTGTTATCATTCAGAGACCATGCTTCTAAAACGTTATTGATAAAGTTTACACTAACGTTCCTCTGACTCTTACATATTGCTGTTTTTTCCCTGgctctgggtgggtgggtgacacTCTGAAACCTTGATGAGGCTCATGTAGGTCTTCTTTTTGCAGGAAAAGATACGGATGGCAGCTCTTTGAACACAGTGATTCTGGATATTTGCACACACACATCCAATAAGCAACGTAGTCATGTTAAGGACCCCTGAAAGGTTTTGGATGGTTTCGGAGCCTCAAAAAGGTGCACAGCGTGAGCATGGAAGGGGTCCCCCTGTGGCTCTGGCCACCTGTCACGCTGTCAGTCACTCTCTTCCTCCTTGATACTCACCTGTGATCTCCACACCCTTGGTGTAGTCTCCAGGATAACCTTTGCTTGCCATGACGACAGCGATGGCGGTGCGGTGTTCCAGCCAAACGGGCAGAGCTGTGCAGAGTAGGCCGTCCAAGGTGGACTGGATCACTTCATAAAGGTCACTTTTAAGAAGTGGGAGAATTACCTGGACGGACATAGTCAACACGGCAAATGAGACAAATCTTAGTTTTCCTTAGATATTGTATTCATTGGGGTACTAGAAGAACTTGCAATATTTTTCAAAGGTAATTTCCTTCCAGGCCGATAAATCCCAAAACAAAAGCACCACCACTCTTCTACAAACTAACACTTTTATATGTTTCTATCATATGTCATGTTTTTAATCACATACATAATAATATTAATGTTACTCACTTGGCACTCTGGGTCACCAAAACGACAATTAAACTCCAGAACTTTTGGGCCATCCTTGGTCAGCATTATACCAGCATACAAAAcacctttattaaaaaaagaaaaaaaaaaaaaagggatctgTAATGAAGATATTGTATTGCGACTATGAAGTCTAGAACATAAACTTCTAACACTCAAAATTCTAGAATAAACATAACAAATGTTACAATAATGGTCGGTTAAAAGGTAGTGGAAAAGAAATAGTTTTGCCAAAGGTGCTGTGTTACCCTATAAATAACGTCTATAACGGTGTCATTGCTCTCACCTGTGTATGGCGTGCCCGCCTGCTGCATGCCATCCACTGTCCTCTGAAGAATAGTATTCTTAATTTTTAGTAACAAATCCTTAGAAACCTGGGAACACAGATACACGTAAATGTCAtggatgttatttaaaaaaaaaaaaccatctcaAATAGTATCACTGAAgaatgaaagcagaaaataagaaCTATCATTTATTGACTACCTGAGATGGGCTGAGTACTTCAAATTCATAAActttaaaaattctcacaatgacCCTATCGAGTATTTCAGCTTTATTTTGACAGGATAAGAAGGAAGAGCTCTGAAGTAAAATAATTCACAGtccaggccacacagctagtactGCCATCTCCATGTCCCTGTGCTTCTGTGTGCACAAtttgcatgcaca
The DNA window shown above is from Loxodonta africana isolate mLoxAfr1 chromosome 20, mLoxAfr1.hap2, whole genome shotgun sequence and carries:
- the GART gene encoding trifunctional purine biosynthetic protein adenosine-3 isoform X4; this encodes MQRVFFFRVPASQTTMAARVLVLGNGGREHTLAWKLAQSHHVKQVLVAPGNAGTACSEKISNAAISVSDHTALAQFCKDEKIEFVVVGPEAPLAAGVVGNLTSAGVRCFGPTAEAAQLESSKRFAKEFMDQHGIPTAKWRAFTKPEEACSFIMSADFPALVVKASGLAAGKGVIVAKSKEEACKAVQDIMQDKAFGAAGETVVIEELLEGEEVSCLCFTDGRTVASMPPAQDHKRLLEGDLGPNTGGMGAYCPAPQVSKDLLLKIKNTILQRTVDGMQQAGTPYTGVLYAGIMLTKDGPKVLEFNCRFGDPECQVILPLLKSDLYEVIQSTLDGLLCTALPVWLEHRTAIAVVMASKGYPGDYTKGVEITGFPEAQALGLEVFQAGTALKDGKVVTNGGRVLTVTAIRENLPSALEEAKKGLATIKFEGAVYRKDIGYRALAFLQQPGGLTYKDSGVDIAAGDMLVKKIKPLARATSRPGCEVDLGGFAGLFDLKAAGFKDPLLASGTDGVGTKLKAGDANIVSSLIQEAHSSPASLSNPLSSPIHV